The DNA sequence ATTTCCGGGGATTCTATTTTCCTTCAATTAAGCGGAAAGAGTGAAGGTTTTCTTGATAAAACAGAGATGACGGATAAAGAGGGCAACCTCACTGTTAAAGAGGGAGATACAATAAAGGTTTTCTTTCTCGAAGCAAAAAATGGAGAGATGCATTTTACTACCAGAATCAGCGGCGACAAGGCTGGACAGGCTGTTCTGCAGAATGCTTTTGAAAACAGTATTCCCGTTGAAGGGACTGTTGAAAAAGAGATAAAAGGCGGGTTTGAGATTAAAATTGGTGATTCCCGAGCTTTTTGTCCCTTTTCCCAGATGGGTCAGAAACGTGTTGAAAAACCTGAGTCATATATTGGACAGCATCTGACCTTTAAAATTCTGGAACATAGTGAAAATGGGCGCAATATCCTTGTTTCAAACAGAGCCATATTGGAAGAAGAGCGTCAAAAGCAGATTGAGATCCTGAAAAAAATCTGGAAGGAAAATATGGTAGTGAAAGGGACAATCACCTTAGTACAGGATTTTGGTGCTTTTGTTG is a window from the Oceanispirochaeta sp. genome containing:
- a CDS encoding S1 RNA-binding domain-containing protein, which produces ISGDSIFLQLSGKSEGFLDKTEMTDKEGNLTVKEGDTIKVFFLEAKNGEMHFTTRISGDKAGQAVLQNAFENSIPVEGTVEKEIKGGFEIKIGDSRAFCPFSQMGQKRVEKPESYIGQHLTFKILEHSENGRNILVSNRAILEEERQKQIEILKKIWKENMVVKGTITLVQDFGAFVDISGVQALLPISEISRSRVEDIHKTLSVGQEIEAAILKLDWKNERISLSLKSLLSDPWDKALSKYKIGTKHKGEVVRMTDFGAFVSLEPGLDGLVHISELESDTRDNEPSDILKQGQSLTVLINSIDVESKRISLKPVSSIQEDAAFKKYLEPETDTYNPFAALLGEKKKSKKK